The Thiosulfativibrio zosterae genome has a window encoding:
- the pgl gene encoding 6-phosphogluconolactonase gives MSEVEVADANLTTLPDHWLVYADAATVAQATVDLILERATQAIAERGAFHLVTAGGTTPMACYRLLADLTSSKADIEWAKWFIYMGDERCLPADDQERNSLNLDQAWLNLGQIPAQNIFFMPAELGARAAAAAYEKVLKEVSCFDVVMLGMGEDGHTASLFPGHDYPTGQKVVTEFNSPKMPPERVSLSFECLSNARFVMKLVTGAGKQPAVQQWLAGEPLPISQVVGQERTEVLLDFAALPQ, from the coding sequence ATGAGTGAAGTTGAAGTGGCGGATGCCAATTTAACCACCTTGCCAGACCATTGGTTGGTTTATGCTGATGCCGCTACTGTGGCGCAGGCAACTGTGGATTTAATTCTAGAGCGCGCAACTCAAGCGATTGCTGAAAGAGGGGCGTTTCATCTAGTGACAGCGGGCGGTACAACGCCGATGGCCTGTTATCGTTTATTAGCGGACTTGACTTCATCAAAAGCGGATATTGAATGGGCCAAATGGTTTATTTATATGGGGGATGAGCGTTGTTTGCCCGCAGACGATCAAGAGCGAAATAGCCTTAATCTTGACCAGGCCTGGTTAAATTTAGGGCAAATTCCGGCACAAAATATCTTTTTTATGCCTGCGGAATTAGGCGCAAGGGCAGCGGCTGCCGCTTATGAAAAAGTGCTCAAAGAGGTGTCTTGTTTTGATGTGGTGATGTTAGGCATGGGTGAAGATGGGCATACCGCCAGCTTGTTCCCAGGCCATGATTACCCAACAGGACAAAAGGTGGTGACGGAATTTAACTCACCAAAAATGCCACCCGAGCGAGTGTCTTTGTCTTTTGAATGTTTGAGCAATGCACGCTTCGTGATGAAATTGGTCACAGGTGCAGGCAAACAACCCGCCGTGCAACAATGGTTAGCGGGTGAGCCTTTACCCATTAGCCAAGTGGTGGGGCAAGAACGCACTGAAGTCTTATTAGATTTTGCGGCGTTGCCGCAATAA
- the zwf gene encoding glucose-6-phosphate dehydrogenase: MPQACTYVVFGATGNLSLTKLMPAFYHLEEMGRLQEEVNILAIGRREWSREEWVKVAREAVSPKARGGINETVFKRFCDRLDYFQMDITDPAAYQALQKHVEDSNWSCNMAFYLSLGPDQFAGVVKQLGKSALLDETRGWKRVVLEKPFGYDSDSAKQLQLQLNQYLKEEQTYRIDHYLGKGMVQNVMVFRFANLMMEPLWNRNYIDHIQITHAEDKPIGTRAGYYDTSGAMRDMIQSHLLQLLALVAMEPPASMDAEDLRDEKVKLLKSIRSISKNNVNSQAYRAQYSEGTVNGKAVPAYLDEPGVADDSVTETYAALKVYIDNWRWAGVPFYIQTGKNMPKNKTLVSICFKHPPKQFFRDSQVKKMEPNWIVFGIQPEESIWIEMTAKQPGLEINTQQMSLNATMKKEGEQSNDAYEELLLDVIKGDRSLFLRYDEVKAAWKVVDPILQAWASDASYIDTYPSGSWGPAGSSKLFDSADQGWRYSLKTEGL; encoded by the coding sequence ATGCCACAAGCTTGTACTTATGTGGTGTTTGGTGCCACTGGAAATTTATCGCTCACTAAACTCATGCCAGCCTTTTACCATTTAGAAGAAATGGGGCGCTTGCAAGAAGAAGTGAACATTTTAGCGATTGGTCGTCGTGAATGGTCTCGTGAAGAATGGGTTAAGGTGGCTCGCGAAGCGGTTTCGCCAAAAGCGCGCGGCGGGATTAATGAAACCGTTTTTAAGCGTTTTTGTGATCGTTTGGATTATTTTCAAATGGACATTACCGATCCAGCGGCCTACCAAGCCTTGCAAAAGCATGTTGAAGACTCAAATTGGTCTTGTAACATGGCATTTTATTTATCGCTCGGGCCAGATCAGTTTGCCGGTGTTGTGAAGCAATTAGGTAAATCCGCTTTATTGGACGAAACCCGTGGCTGGAAGCGCGTGGTGTTAGAAAAGCCTTTTGGCTATGATTCTGACAGTGCTAAACAACTTCAGTTACAACTGAATCAGTATTTAAAAGAAGAACAAACCTACCGCATTGACCATTATTTGGGCAAGGGTATGGTGCAAAATGTCATGGTTTTCCGTTTTGCCAATTTAATGATGGAACCCTTGTGGAACCGCAATTATATTGACCACATTCAAATCACGCATGCAGAAGATAAACCGATTGGTACTCGAGCGGGTTATTACGACACCAGTGGTGCGATGCGTGACATGATTCAATCGCATCTTTTGCAGTTATTGGCCTTGGTCGCGATGGAGCCGCCTGCGTCGATGGATGCGGAAGACTTGCGTGATGAAAAAGTGAAATTGTTAAAGTCTATTCGCAGCATTTCAAAAAACAATGTCAATTCTCAAGCTTATCGTGCGCAGTACTCCGAAGGCACGGTGAATGGCAAAGCCGTGCCGGCTTATCTGGATGAACCTGGTGTGGCGGATGACAGTGTCACTGAAACCTATGCAGCTTTAAAAGTTTATATTGATAACTGGCGTTGGGCAGGTGTACCGTTTTATATTCAAACCGGTAAAAACATGCCTAAAAACAAGACTTTGGTTTCGATTTGCTTTAAACATCCGCCTAAGCAATTCTTTAGAGATTCTCAGGTCAAAAAAATGGAACCTAACTGGATAGTGTTTGGTATTCAGCCAGAAGAGTCTATTTGGATTGAAATGACCGCCAAACAGCCTGGTTTAGAAATCAACACCCAACAAATGAGCTTGAATGCCACCATGAAAAAAGAAGGTGAGCAATCTAATGATGCTTATGAAGAATTGTTGTTAGATGTGATTAAAGGCGACCGTTCTTTGTTCTTGCGTTACGACGAAGTGAAGGCGGCTTGGAAAGTGGTTGACCCAATCTTACAAGCTTGGGCTTCAGATGCGTCTTATATTGATACCTATCCTTCGGGTTCTTGGGGGCCTGCGGGATCCAGTAAGTTATTTGATTCGGCGGATCAAGGCTGGCGTTATAGCTTAAAAACAGAAGGCTTGTAA